The Anabas testudineus chromosome 1, fAnaTes1.2, whole genome shotgun sequence genomic sequence GCTCaggaacacaacacaaactgcacCTCAACCTCGACCCGGCTGCTGTGATGGAAATCTGTAAAGGTAATGGAACCATCAACCACAGCATGAGAGATCTTTCTCTGGAGCTAGCCTGGTACTTTCTGCCCTCAGCAGCGATTGTGCCACCAATGGGCCTGCCAACTAATGCTCTGGTCTTACGTCTCTTGCTGGGCAAACGTGGTATCTGCTCCACCTCTGAGATCTTCACACTCAACCTGGCTGTATTtgacttcctgttttgtctCATGGTTGCTGTCGAATACACCATGCTCCTGCACCTTCAAACAGTGGATGCTGCTAACTTTGTATCTTGGAGTTTGAACCAAGCAGGAGGTCCGATGTTGCTCTGCATATTGGGTTTTGACAGCTACATGGCTGTGTGCCATCCGCTGGTCTTCCGCCGGCTCAAGGGCCCCAAGCTGAGGCTGTCAGTGTGCTCAGTGGTGACCACCATGACAGCTGGTTATTGCTGTTTGCTTAATGTCTCTCTACCAGTCAAGTGGAACATAATAGCTGTGTTCCTGTGTGGTGCCATAATGATCATTTCAGTCTGCAACATCTTGATGCTTAAGTCCCTTCGCCAGACAGGGCCCAGCAGGAAAGAGGTCCATCCAGTGAAACGTCGAGCTTTTAGGATAGTGCTGACGTCATTTGTGCTAGTCATTGGCCACTACCTTCCCCCACTACTCGAGTACGCACTGAAGAATTTGGATCCCCATCATTTCCCTATGTTCTCTCCCCTCACCTCTGTGAGCTACACAGCTCTCTCCATGAGCAGTTTTGTTCAGCCTATGTGTTATCTTGTGAGGACCAAGCAGCTTCCCAAGATTGGATGTTTCCAATCCCTTAGTGCCGAGACAAAAACTGTGGCAACAGTTTAGAGCAGCCTGACCTTAGGGAGCACAGTCAGATGTGAGGGAATAACTTGACTGTAGTTAGGATGATGGGTAAATGTGGTAAAACAGTCTCATGCTAGCACTAGTTTAAGTTGCATATTTTAGCTTTAAATATAGAACAGAATTTATCAGCATAAAAGTAAGAAACTTTTCGACAGTGAATGTAGACTTAGAACAAGCACATGTATATAGAAATGCATTAGAAAGTTTGTATTGTGTTCATAAACAATAATGTATAATAAGCATGCTTTCAGCGGTctacagtgttttattgaataAATCAGACATACATCCCTGTTTGGCTTACATAGGTATTCAAAGTCAAATACTCTGGACAACCCTTAAAGCTGTATCTGACAAATTAAACTGTtacattaaaagataaaacGATGGTCAGCTATGATAACAAGACTTCCTAGATTACTGTGAACAATTCAACAGTGTGTATGGAGACGATTAACCTACTTCAATAATGAACTTCGGCACTGGGCTGGATGTTGTTCATATGgctttacacacagacacatacaaagATACTGGCATTAGGACTGTACAGGCTGTTCAACAGCTTTCAGATATGACAACAAATGTTTcacctctttttttccttttcaaatcTAGGACACATTATACATAATGACATGATCTGCATCTCAGACTTCAATCACGAATCAACTcagtgcaataaataaaatacattttgtaatgaCTGAAAATCATAATTCTTGATCATAcaaactgaatatatttaagGAATAACTGCAAATAGAAACTGTAACATCATTTTATGAGCTACAATCAGTTTAAAGTACATGTATGCAGTACAACAATTTTAAATATACTTAACCAACAACCAACCAAACAcgaattatattaaaaatatttttgccGACTATTGATAACTATTTGCCGACTATTGATAAAATAGTCATCTGAGGATTTGTATAACCCATAATAAAACTAACTGTATCTTAGCTGTGGAAATGACAGATTTTACCTGCAATCACCTCTAGTGCACTTCATAACAGAAACAAGCGTCTAATATTTTCTCTACCAGCGTCCGTCTAAAAACTCAAGAATAATCAGTCCAATCAATATTTGTATTAAAAGGTAGTCTTATATATTAGAGATTCTGAACTGTaaactttattgattttttACATCTATTATATTGGAAAGTACTGTCAAACGGATCCTGTAACACAGACATGATACATGAATACATAAATGAATATTCTCACTTtacatattaataaatacaataatttcCTGATTGTGTAGCTCATCCAATGTGGAAGTGTTATCTATGAAGTATAAACAGATGTCATAGAGTGGACATGATGCCTTTCGAAGAGCTTAGAAAAATACGTTTTTCAAGTGTTCAAGTACAGGAAATTAAATCCAAACGGAgttttaatgtgctttttttttttacaaagctgCGTATGCTACCTTTTGTAGAAATACTCAAATGTAACTTAATAACAAACAATACTGATTTAAAACATTCACTGCTGCCTTTTGTAAAGTTTGTACCTATTTTCCTTTGGTACATCGCATCAGTCAGAACatgagcaacaacaaaaaatcagAAAAGTGTCCTGTCAGCAACAGCGTGCAACTGCTACATGCCTTatagaaaaaactaaactagatctttaaaagtaaaagtaaaagacattaaatagttgactggaagttgagtcatgacaactggacttccttcttgttaggttgaaatgcttcactactcatccaagtagcttcttcagtaaCTATTACAtagttaaattaatttagtGCCCAGAAATGGACAAAGCATGTTAGAAATAAGCTTCTTTAACTTCAATAATGTCACCTCATCATTTTATGTGTTGTGGCACGAAGACTTTGCCGTATCTCATCCCATTTGTGAAAATCTCGGTTGTAAAGGTTAATTTAACATCACTCCAGTGCAGCAGCGCAGTGGTAAAATggtaaaagaaatacaaatttaaagGGCATATTCCACGTAGTATTGTAAACTGCGCTGTGAAGCAGGAAATACCTGATAAAtagtaacaaaaaaaattatttttggcACGCTCGTGGTATAAATAGTATAATATTTGATGCTTTGATGCTCTCAAATGGTTTCGCTAGATAGACTTTTGGTTCTCAAAACCATGTTTTTACACTAAATTCTTTACATCTATTCAAAGCCCAACATGcactttaaaatgtgcacattaATGTCACTGTAATAATAAGCAGTCCAAGCAAAAATAGAGGACCAACAGGAGTAACACTGGCCCTGAAGACCCATCGGACCACCACAGAGAATTTTAATTCTTTAAAAAGAGTTTGTTGCAAATGTACTTTGTTGTCCACTGGAATGAAACGTCATGCCACATTCAGTGAATCTCATGTTGAGGCGATCTTCCCGTGTACCCGAAAGCGGTAAAGACACGTATATTCAACATGACCCCAGTTACTGAGGACACGAAGCTCCACATATCGATAAACCTCATCACTAGGACTCTGCATGTTGGGGATGGTGGcacaagaggaaagaaaagaacagacagagagaaatgagtGCATGGTGACATTCAAGACCTCACATACGTTAAACATAACAGAAAGCAGTTGTAACATGTCCAGCCTCTCTGTGAATATCATGGCGTCTGTCTATTTGGATTTAGTTTGAACTTACAGGCAACTGAAAGGTCTGTGTTGACTCCGCATTCTCATCGTAAGTGAACGTCCCGAGTAGTGTTCCTTCTTCTGTGTCATTTTTCATGCCCTACGAAAAGACATAGTACAACATATTTAGAATCTGAATAGGAAAGGGTGTCCCCACCTTTTTACTGCTCCTgtagtgtctttttatttataacttCACATCCAATAGTTCATGACATCAGACAGTAGTACTAAGCAGCTCTGCACCATTATACCACATTTTCAATGTATCTGTAAATTAAACACGGTCTAATTAGACTGGACAGTTTTTGTCAGTAACACCTTTTTCTTCTGGAGCCAAATGAAAGAGGCAATTTATTCAAGACTATGATTAAAAAAGCAGATATAAAATGCAACACTGCATATCCGTACTGGGAAAACTCACATAGACTTCAAAGTCTTTTGGTGCAGAGTCAATGCGGCCAGTGGGGGAGTTGTACCGCGGCAGGTGATCCAGCGTCACATGAGTTATCCTTacaggatgagagagagagatgacaagAATCCCCTGGACACCATGAAACGCCCAACATTTCCCTGGGAGCAGCACTGGGTAACCCTGGGGAGGAGGGATGGACAAGTGTTAAATCTATGAAGAACAAAGGAATAGATGATCAGAAAAGACAGGGGTTTTCAGGGAAAAGAACACAGGAGGATTATCATTATACCTGAATAACAGTGCGTGGGCTTTCAGATGGGTACCAGAGGGGGAAACCAAAAAGGGTCACACACGCTGAACGAATACGATACGTCTCAGAACATCTGGTGCTGATCACACTGGCACCTAAACACAGATGCAGTAAACCTGTTAAATTAAACCTGTTATGCAGTACTGTTAGCTAAAGCACAGTGAACGTCCTTGACATGTTTCTGACCTTGAGTCTCCAGGGCAAAGTCGGCCATTTTGTCAGCCATAGGACGTCCACAGTCTGAGCAGCCTCCTTTGTCTGCGAGCCTGATTGCATCATGCTCCTGatttacattcacacatattATAGACCTCATGAGTGCTGACATACACATTAAATTGAAGTTACATCGCATATCAAACATCATTCagaaatctaataaaaaaagtaatggacaccacatacaacacacaacatgaagCCTCAAAATAACAGACTTTAATGTGATGTCATGTCAGTAGGCGTTCATTAAACATTGTCTCAATACCTCTACTTACCTTGATGCGGTCTGTGAACCACTTCTCCATGGCCTGTTGGAGCTCTGGAGTGAGATGACTGTGTAAGATGGCACTGGTTTCAGGATGGGGGGCTGGAGGAGGCATCAGCTGAATGGACAACAACTCCTGCGACAGCTATgaaagacaggaagtgatgcacaGAAAACAGGTCAAGCTGGaagacaacacaaacaagagaTCTATGATAGTTGTATTACGGATGTTACCTTGGCATTCTGGGCCTCCAAAGCTTGGATCCTAAGGCTGAGGCTAGACTGACCAGTGTGGCTCTCTGTCTGGTACTCCATCATCTTCCTGTCCAACCCAGACACCTCCTGCTCCAGACGCAGACGACTGTCAGAGTTCACAGCCTCTAGCTTTGCTTTCATATTCTGCATGTCCAGCTGTATTCGCTCCTTCATCTAAGAGAGAAACATGTAGCTGTATCAAGGTAGGTGGGAAATTACAGGGAAAAGTTATCCACGCATTGACATTACATGTTTGCCATTTTATTAACTAGTATCTCAACAAGAACCTAAATCCGATGTAGACTCCTTCTTATTAAATGATATATTCAGATACTGTATATCCTGCCCCTaaagggccactgtcctgcttttatttttacaaccaTTCCTGCACTTATAGCTTCTGactggctgaacacacctgatccaggtaattaACAGTGGTTAGGGATAGTTTAAAATTACCTTTGAAATTAGCTTTATTTAGCTCAAATTGAAATATTTACAAGGAAATTAAATCTATGTAAATAACTAATTAAATCTGGTATCttgaaataaataactgtgtttAGTTGTGGACATAGTTTGCACAAGTACAGCTCATCCGAAATGTTTCTCTATCACTGCCACTAGATATTAAAACCCAGCTAATTTATCATCCTGCAGTATTCTGGCTTCCACAGCCACAAACTGTTGTTAACTTCTACAGAGCAGAAACAAGAGAGGACACAGACAACaacatacagagagagacagagagattcTCCTACCTGAGAGAGAAGCTGTTcttgtttcagctgcagctctacctgcaaccaaacacacaaatacatgttatACTTGCAAACATGTCACAAAGAGCAACATATGACCCTTGACCATGCCATTTTGTTTTACTATTAAACTGATTGTTAAGAATGTTTTGGTGAATTTGGGAAAGCTAAAATACAATTTACTTGCAAAAACTGCAGatgtctgtttgctgtttcttACCAAAAGAAGTTGCATTTTTGcttcaacagcagcagacacaacaGCTGGATCctgcagggaaaaaaaaggagtcataaaactacataaacataaaaaacattacatgtaagcaaacaacaaataaacagctgtttattagaAGGAAGGATCATTaatattctaattattatttggtgatacagtgtatttttccttttctttagtgttttttacagtgtatataATAAGTGGCTTTCTTAATAGTGACATTTATCTAATCCTAGTGTGTCTGTGAACTTTTAAAATATCCAGTGCCAATTAATATAAACCATTCAAACATAACCAGTGAGATGCAAACGATCTGCAACTGAGCCCTACCACCACAGGTGTAGATTGCATGGTGCTGGGTTGAGGTGGAGGAGTGGCAAGGATAACAGGTTCACCCTTGGGTTTTGGCTGTGACAGGGTCTTTGTTACAGTCATGCGGGAGATGAGAGAGGTCAAAAAAGGGAGGATGAACCAAATGCCTGTAGGAAACAGGAGCGTTAGTTCCTTAAGAACAGACAGTCTACATGAAGCAAACATCACCTCACTCCATGTATCTCTATAACATGTAGGGTTGTGCTATGACTCATTCAGTCAAACTGAGGTGGAGGTGTGTGAGGAATAACTGAACGCAGAGACCTAGCAGTGCTCCAGTGCaaatcatacacacactgtatgacaGACCTTTCCACCTGTTCACTAATTTCCTGGAGGTAATCACAAATCTAAACTGATGTCAGGAAAGCAGGTATAgatcatgatttattttataactaCACAAGAGTGCAATCATCAAAACTGAAGAAACATTCTCATGTTTGTGAATGTAAAATCAAACACAGTCAGGTCAGTCAGTTCTTCAGAGCTATAACATTCAATTTGTCTCTTTCTGACAAGTAAACATATGACTTTAAAGGCACATCATATCCAAACACTCATGTTAAATGTGTCACTTACACAAAAgtatgaggaggaggaggaggagaaggaggaaaagcaGTCCAATAGCCTTCTTCATACGATGGCTGAGTGATGTATTTGCTGCAGGAGGAGAATGGAAGTTCATTTGCAGGGATTTTAAGCCATATAAGCCTGAGCCTAACCACATGCAATGattgtgaaaacacagctgtatGGGCTTATGACAGCAGGATATATGTGGACAAAGAAGAATGTGAAATCCACTTTACATTTAAGTatatgaacatactgtacatacatttacacatgcAAGTTTACATGGagacaaaatgaattaaaacacataaaacaagaCCATACCTAAAGTTCTTAGGTGCATTATTTTTGACTGTGCTGCAGTGGCCATCGATGAGGCTGAGTCTGTACAAAAAATAGGAAACAATAACACTGATTTATTGgcatgcaaagacacacacacccagtaCACACATTATACACTACAGCACCCACCCATCAGTCTAAAGAAGGCACTGTTGATTGCGCTTTTGTATCCTGTGCTGGTACTGCTGGTGGCGGGTGTGGGCTTCCTGTAAGTGCCTTCAGAAGATGAGTACCCTGAGCTATCTACACCACTCTGACTCAGCTCTTTGTGGTCCGGCCGGAGGTGTAATCCTGGCCTGCTGGTGTTGTAGAGCGCAGGATGGGTGTACTTCTCTGGCGGTACTGCGGGGCAGCACGAGGGGGCTTGACTCCGACCTGATGATGGGGTCAGGGCAGGCCGAGGGGTGGCTGTGGTGGAGACGTAGGGAACAGTCCTCATAACTGACTGTGTCTGGCTGCTTGATGGAGAAGGAGTCAGGCCTGAGAGGAACAATCAAAGGGAACAGTTATCTCTGAATACATTGGTTCTTTTACAAATGCTGCACTCAACGACCACTTTCCTAAAAGCACCTGCTATAAGCTTTCTGCTGTACGTGTATTCCAATGTTGTATCATTAAACAAATACTAACTGTCATTGTCATTCCTAAGCAAATGGGATGTTTCGTTTTTCTTACCATCAGACGGGCCAGCAGCGACAGGCGACTCTGGGCTGGATAAACTAGTATTGCTGTTGGCTCTACTGGAGGTACGGCCGCCAGCTTTGCGGATACCTGCCTTCTTCTTGAAAACCCTAAAGAaataggacacacacacagacgctgaGGTTAGAGACAGGACAACGATTGCTTAACGTTACAGTTAGGAAATAATAGTTGCAGAGCTGACACATgagcgcgcgcgcacacacacacacacacacacacacacacacacacacacacacacacacacacacacacacacacacacacacacacacacacacacacacacacagtaacatacttGACAGGATTTTCACGGTAGGATATGTTTGTCACACTACTGGAGTCAGATTCTTCATCTGAATTGTAGTAGCCGCCAGACACCAGGCGAGAACTCCTACGAGACATGActgcaggacacagagagagaggaaaaaaaaaacaacataatttataaatattttgcAAAACTCCTTAATTTGTACGAAACATCTCATCAGTACATAGCAGAAGATACGGGATACATTCAATTCTGTGGATAGGTATTACTGttttcctaaaaataaaataaatataatataataataaatataatatataaataatttcttttgaTGTTAGCAGAGGCTAGTGTCACCAGTACCGTCTTTCTCTCAATCAGCCTCTTTGTCAGTCTCATTTGGTCTGcgaaacataataaaataataactaataactataaataataacttttcCCGTATGCCAGTTGCAGgagacaaaatataataaacatgaaatgtgtaaTGAGACCTTTCTTGCATAGTACAAAGAACAGTAGCAGCAGCTTatgtcactgaaacacaagTATTATCAGTGGTTAAGATTATAACATCAGCAAGAACAAGAACATCAAGCTATTTTACTACATCTGCTCTCTGTTGCAATGACCTGGTTTTCCTATACACCCGTAGTAGTTACAGGAGTAGGCTGAATTCATTACCAGTGCTAGTAAAACATACTCAAACATACGTTACTATTAGTGACAGTAGTAGACAGGAGTAATCGTTGCAGAGACTCTGTAACAGATGCTCGCTTGGTTAATCTTGGCTGCCTGTAATCCAGCTAATCTACAGGAGGTCtgaataaagacacaaataacGTCCAACTTCCATAACAAAGACATATACTAAAGTCAGTCATAAGTCAGTACTGCAGAGGATTATGGAAATCCTTCATACATTAACTGACATACCATCCTTCAAATGAAGAAACCTGAGAATGCATTAGTTGAGCAGCAGGTGATATTGATGACCAGAATAAAAAGCACAATGTGACTTCATCTGCTTTACCTTCTAATCATGTTTAAAACTCAACCTCCAGGTTAACCCACAGAAATCACATCTCATAGATAATGCAACACCTTAAATATCACTGGTCAGTGTGTTATTAAAGCACACATAATCAGCATAAAACACAGCTCACAAGATTAACTACTTGTCCAGCTAATTCCTCTGTCTTAACCCTGTTTGTTTATGCAGATTAATTGAAGCAAACCCTAAAATCTATGAAGGAATAATTCTAAATTTGTAAAAGATCTATCAACATTAGTgtttataaaataactgtaaaacgctgtgtattttcattcattcatcagacTGTCAATAAAACATGCCACAAATGCAGCAAATGTAACTGCCATTTGCCTGCATGTATTCTTATGATAGATGTTTTTCATTAtacaattttaataataattaacaatcTTAACTAAACTGCATCTACAACCATGTGTGCATATTGTAACCTAGTGACATCAGGGTGCACAAATAGACTCATGAGGATGAAATTCAGCTTCAGTCCTCCTTATGACGCAGCAAAATAATAACCAAGTTACCAGACAAATTAGCCATTTAAGTAAAATTGTAGTTTTTCAAAGTAATAAATGATTAGTACATACAATGCACAGTGACAACCACCTCTGCAAGACTCCACCCCAAGTCATAAAAATCCACTAACCTTCAGAAGTTTGTAATCCAGTCTTGTAACTTCCCAATAATGTCACAGTATATCCTGAGCCTCTTTAAAAGACACTAAGCTCTCACAAGAAGTATCCTAGTTAAAGTTTGAATTAGCTTTCTGATTTTGCTAGCCAGGGGCAGGACTGCAGCAAAGGACTAAGTCGTTCTGCTGAAAAGAGCGGCAAAAGATGACAGGGAAGCTGTGGCTGTTTGTAAccaacagagacaggaagtcagGGTGAAAGCTCGCGTGCACATACATAAAAACGTCCCCT encodes the following:
- the si:dkey-92f12.2 gene encoding uncharacterized protein si:dkey-92f12.2, which translates into the protein MSRRSSRLVSGGYYNSDEESDSSSVTNISYRENPVKVFKKKAGIRKAGGRTSSRANSNTSLSSPESPVAAGPSDGLTPSPSSSQTQSVMRTVPYVSTTATPRPALTPSSGRSQAPSCCPAVPPEKYTHPALYNTSRPGLHLRPDHKELSQSGVDSSGYSSSEGTYRKPTPATSSTSTGYKSAINSAFFRLMDSASSMATAAQSKIMHLRTLANTSLSHRMKKAIGLLFLLLLLLLLILLCIWFILPFLTSLISRMTVTKTLSQPKPKGEPVILATPPPQPSTMQSTPVVDPAVVSAAVEAKMQLLLVELQLKQEQLLSQMKERIQLDMQNMKAKLEAVNSDSRLRLEQEVSGLDRKMMEYQTESHTGQSSLSLRIQALEAQNAKLSQELLSIQLMPPPAPHPETSAILHSHLTPELQQAMEKWFTDRIKEHDAIRLADKGGCSDCGRPMADKMADFALETQGASVISTRCSETYRIRSACVTLFGFPLWYPSESPRTVIQGYPVLLPGKCWAFHGVQGILVISLSHPVRITHVTLDHLPRYNSPTGRIDSAPKDFEVYGMKNDTEEGTLLGTFTYDENAESTQTFQLPSPSDEVYRYVELRVLSNWGHVEYTCLYRFRVHGKIAST